The proteins below are encoded in one region of Engystomops pustulosus chromosome 8, aEngPut4.maternal, whole genome shotgun sequence:
- the FTCD gene encoding formimidoyltransferase-cyclodeaminase, producing MSKLIECVPNFSEGRNKETIDALAAAISETEGCRLLDVDPGASTNRTVYTFVGSPEAVVKGALNAARVAFKMIDMSKHKGEHPRMGALDVCPFIPVRNVTMDECVSCANKFAEKLANELHVPVYLYAEAARTEGRRTLPAVRAGEYEALATKLQNPEWKPDFGEPIFVPSWGATVTGARKFLIAYNVNLLTTKELAHRIALNIREGGRGKEEPGRLKKVQAIGWYLEEENLAQLSANILDYEITPLHMVYEETRKDAKELNLPILGSQLVGLVPLQALLASADYYIKEENLFILEEEHKIRLVINRLGLDSLAPFEPRKRIIEYLVEDDLSGALISQTLKGFVHSVGARTPAPGGGSVSAAVAAMGAALGCMVGQMTYGKRQFESLDGVMRELIPPFHHAVNELLAIVDSDSNAFGSYMAALKLPKTTEEQQQKRFQALQNGLKEAVGVPLSLAEKISTLWKPLLELSKHGNTSCISDLQVAAKALETGVFGAYFNVLINLRDIKDEEFKSQTQEKVTQLLDEAKKSAGCVLLNCGARN from the exons ATGTCCAAACTAATAGAATGTGTTCCTAATTTCTCAGAAGGAAGAAACAAAGAG ACTATTGATGCACTGGCAGCAGCTATTTCTGAGACTGAAGGATGTCGATTATTGGATGTAGACCCTGGAGCATCCACCAACAGAACTGTATACACCTTTGTGGGTTCCCCGGAAGCTGtggttaaaggggcactgaacgCAGCACGTGTTGCTTTTAAAATGATTGATATGAGTAAACATAAAG GAGAGCATCCTCGTATGGGCGCCCTGGATGTGTGTCCCTTCATCCCTGTCCGGAATGTGACCATGGATGAATGCGTCTCCTGTGCAAACAAATTTGCGGAAAAACTGGCAAATGAACTGCACGTCCCAG tgtatCTTTATGCAGAAGCTGCACGTACTGAAGGGCGAAGGACTCTGCCGGCTGTGAGAGCTGGCGAGTATGAAGCTCTAGCTACCAAG ttGCAAAATCCAGAATGGAAACCAGATTTTGGAGAGCCAATATTTGTTCCTAGCTGGGGGGCAACTGTGACGGGAGCCCGAAAATTCCTTATAGCATATAATGTCAATCTATTGACTACTAAAGAACTGGCCCATCGCATAGCACTAAACATCAGAGAAGGCGGTCGTGGAAAAGAAGAG CCAGGACGACTCAAAAAAGTGCAGGCAATAGGCTGGTATCTGGAAGAAGAAAACCTGGCACAACTATCGGCCAATATATTGGATTATGAGATTACCCCTCTTCACATGGTGTATGAAGAAACGCGCAAAGATGCTAAG GAGTTAAACCTTCCTATTCTTGGATCCCAGTTGGTGGGGTTAGTGCCCCTTCAAGCATTACTGGCATCTGCAGATTATTATATTAAGGAAGAAAACTTGTTCATATTGGAAGAAGAGCACAAAATACGACTG GTTATTAACAGACTTGGATTGGACTCTCTGGCTCCTTTTGAACCTCGGAAAAGAATTATTGA gtATCTTGTAGAAGATGACTTGTCTGGGGCTCTTATCTCACAGACTTTGAAAGGGTTTGTACACAGTGTGGGAGCACGAACACCTGCACCTGGGGGTGGCTCTGTATCCGCTGCAGTGGCAGCAATG GGAGCAGCATTGGGATGTATGGTCGGCCAAATGACTTATGGAAAACGCCAATTTGAATCCTTGGATGGAGTGATGAGGGAGTTGATCCCTCCTTTCCATCATGCTGTTAATGAGTTGCTAGCTATTGTGGATTCAGACTCCAATGCATTTGGAAGCTACatg GCTGCCCTGAAGCTTCCTAAAACCACTGAGGAGCAACAACAGAA gcgTTTCCAAGCTCTACAGAACGGCCTGAAGGAGGCAGTGGGTGTACCCCTAAGTCTTGCTGAGAAAATAAGTACTTTATGGAAACCACTGTTGGAGCTCTCCAAACATGGCAATACATCATGTATATCTGACTTGCAG GTGGCAGCTAAAGCTTTAGAGACTGGAGTGTTTGGAGCTTATTTTAATGTTCTTATCAACCTCCGAGACATCAAGGATGAAGAATTTAAGAGTCAG ACACAGGAGAAAGTTACCCAGCTGCTGGACGAAGCAAAGAAATCTGCTGGATGTGTGCTGCTAAACTGTGGGGCACGAAACTAA